A DNA window from Rhizobium jaguaris contains the following coding sequences:
- a CDS encoding ABC transporter ATP-binding protein: MLIRSVYRLFETWIDPYYRTGDLRPPRSLWAFIWYYVGQAKGPFLAMAALGGAVAVLEAALFWFVGHLVDILDKVQPGAGWAGLLSGHGGALLGMVFVVLVVRFIVVSLGALVEEQVVVPGFLNLVRWQAYMHVARQSVSFFQNDFSGRIVTKVWSAGQSTGDLVVSLLQVVWFIIIYAASTIALVGGLDWRLALVIAVWIGVFSVIARYFVPRIRRHARNAAEASSMLNGRMVDAYANIQTLKLFGREEQNDDYIRNGFDRFQAAVMPFTRLLTGVRSSLALLSGVMITTIAALAIHLWLAGEISTGGVAFTLSMVLRLNMLFGRMMAQFNAIMRNLGTIQNSAEMISEPIGLVDQPGARDLQIVRPEIRFENVAFHYGRGSGVIDDFSLTVHAGEKIGIVGRSGAGKTTLVNLLLRFYDLEGGRILIDGQDIALVRQESLRGEIGMVTQDTALLNRSIRDNILFGRPKASEEQMAQATRRAEADEFIMTLEDQKGRGGYAAHVGERGVKLSGGQRQRIAIARVMLKDAPILVLDEATSALDSEVEAALQSNLETLMEGKTVLAIAHRLSTIAKLDRLIVIDKGRIIEDGTHDELVVRGGLYSELWARQSGGFIAAE, from the coding sequence ATGCTGATCCGCTCCGTCTATCGCCTGTTCGAAACCTGGATTGATCCCTACTACCGCACTGGCGATCTTCGCCCGCCGCGGTCGCTTTGGGCTTTCATCTGGTATTATGTCGGTCAGGCGAAGGGGCCGTTTCTGGCGATGGCGGCACTTGGCGGCGCCGTTGCGGTGCTGGAGGCGGCGCTGTTCTGGTTCGTGGGGCATCTCGTCGACATACTGGACAAAGTGCAGCCGGGGGCGGGTTGGGCAGGATTGCTTTCCGGCCACGGTGGCGCACTGCTTGGCATGGTTTTCGTCGTGCTGGTCGTCCGTTTTATCGTGGTCAGCCTTGGGGCGCTGGTCGAGGAGCAGGTGGTTGTACCCGGCTTTCTCAATCTCGTCCGCTGGCAAGCCTACATGCATGTCGCACGCCAGTCGGTGAGCTTCTTCCAGAATGACTTCTCAGGCCGGATCGTTACCAAGGTCTGGTCGGCGGGCCAGTCGACGGGCGATCTTGTCGTGTCGCTGCTGCAGGTGGTCTGGTTTATCATCATCTATGCCGCCTCGACCATAGCGCTGGTCGGCGGGCTCGATTGGCGCCTCGCGCTGGTGATCGCAGTCTGGATCGGCGTCTTCTCTGTGATTGCTCGCTATTTCGTGCCGCGCATCCGACGCCATGCGCGCAACGCCGCCGAGGCGTCGTCGATGTTGAACGGCCGCATGGTGGATGCTTATGCCAATATCCAGACGCTGAAACTCTTCGGCCGGGAAGAGCAGAACGACGACTACATCCGCAACGGCTTCGACCGCTTCCAGGCTGCCGTCATGCCGTTCACGCGGCTTCTGACCGGCGTGCGTTCGTCGTTGGCGCTCTTGTCGGGCGTGATGATCACGACGATCGCGGCACTTGCCATCCATCTCTGGCTCGCCGGTGAGATTTCGACCGGCGGCGTTGCCTTCACGCTCAGCATGGTACTGCGGCTCAATATGTTGTTCGGTCGCATGATGGCGCAGTTCAATGCAATCATGCGTAATCTCGGCACGATCCAGAATTCCGCCGAGATGATCTCCGAGCCAATCGGCCTGGTGGATCAGCCGGGCGCCAGGGATCTGCAGATTGTCCGCCCGGAAATCCGCTTCGAGAATGTGGCCTTCCACTACGGTCGCGGCAGCGGTGTCATAGATGATTTTTCGTTGACCGTTCATGCCGGAGAGAAGATCGGCATCGTCGGTCGTTCCGGTGCCGGCAAGACGACGCTGGTCAATTTGCTGCTGCGTTTCTACGATCTCGAAGGCGGCCGCATCCTGATCGATGGACAGGATATCGCCCTGGTCCGGCAGGAGTCGCTGCGCGGTGAGATCGGCATGGTGACGCAGGACACAGCGCTGCTCAATCGTTCCATCCGCGACAACATTCTTTTCGGTCGCCCGAAGGCGAGCGAGGAGCAGATGGCACAGGCGACGCGGCGGGCGGAGGCGGATGAGTTCATCATGACGCTGGAGGATCAGAAGGGCCGCGGGGGTTATGCCGCCCATGTCGGCGAGCGCGGCGTCAAATTGTCCGGTGGCCAGCGCCAGCGCATCGCCATTGCTCGCGTTATGCTGAAGGATGCGCCAATCCTGGTGCTGGACGAGGCGACCTCGGCGCTGGATTCCGAGGTTGAGGCGGCGCTGCAGTCCAATCTGGAAACGCTGATGGAAGGCAAGACGGTGCTTGCGATAGCACATCGCCTGTCGACAATCGCCAAACTCGACCGCCTGATCGTCATCGACAAGGGCAGGATCATCGAAGACGGCACCCATGACGAGCTGGTTGTCCGCGGCGGCCTCTATTCCGAGCTATGGGCGCGCCAGTCCGGCGGCTTCATCGCGGCCGAGTAG
- the petA gene encoding ubiquinol-cytochrome c reductase iron-sulfur subunit, which yields MSEHITTSETAGEPTRRDFLYLTTGMAGAVGAVAFAWPFIDQMRPDASTLALASIEVDVSSLEPGMSMTVKWRGRPVFIRNRTQKEIDDGKGAQISDLKDPVARNANLPADAQATDVARSAGDGKENWLVMIGVCTHLGCIPLGQAGEYGGWFCPCHGSVYDTAGRIRHGPAPQNLAIPVYAFTAEKKIKVG from the coding sequence TTGAGCGAGCATATTACGACGAGTGAAACCGCGGGCGAGCCGACTCGCCGAGATTTTCTTTATCTGACGACGGGCATGGCTGGCGCCGTGGGCGCAGTCGCCTTTGCCTGGCCGTTCATCGATCAGATGCGGCCGGATGCCTCGACGCTCGCTCTTGCTTCCATCGAAGTCGATGTCTCCAGCCTGGAACCCGGCATGTCGATGACGGTGAAGTGGCGTGGCAGGCCAGTCTTCATCCGCAACCGTACGCAGAAGGAAATCGATGATGGTAAGGGTGCACAGATCTCCGATCTGAAGGACCCGGTCGCCCGCAATGCCAATTTGCCGGCGGATGCGCAGGCCACCGATGTGGCGCGTTCGGCCGGTGACGGGAAAGAAAACTGGCTTGTCATGATCGGTGTCTGCACGCATCTCGGTTGCATACCGCTCGGTCAGGCGGGGGAATATGGCGGTTGGTTCTGTCCCTGCCATGGTTCGGTCTATGATACCGCCGGTCGCATCCGCCATGGGCCGGCGCCGCAGAACCTCGCTATTCCGGTATATGCGTTTACCGCAGAAAAAAAGATCAAGGTCGGTTGA
- a CDS encoding addiction module antidote protein, with protein MPEKLIPYDPAEALTSNDAVDEFMRDAFESGDAGYIAHALGIVARAKGMTGIAKETGMAREALYRSFASDGNPTLKSVLALMQSLGFELTVKRHNI; from the coding sequence ATGCCTGAGAAACTAATCCCGTACGATCCCGCAGAGGCGCTAACTTCCAACGACGCCGTCGATGAATTCATGAGGGACGCCTTTGAAAGCGGTGATGCAGGATATATCGCCCATGCGCTCGGCATCGTCGCCCGTGCGAAAGGCATGACCGGAATAGCTAAAGAGACCGGCATGGCGCGGGAAGCTCTCTACCGCTCCTTCGCATCGGACGGCAACCCGACGCTGAAGTCGGTCCTCGCTCTAATGCAATCGCTTGGTTTTGAACTAACGGTCAAACGACACAACATTTGA
- a CDS encoding adenine phosphoribosyltransferase: MHTIASELAASIRSIPDYPKPGIVFRDITTMLGNAKAFRRAVDALVQPYAGTKIDKVAGMEARGFILGGAVAHQLSSGFVPIRKKGKLPHDIVRIAYSLEYGVDEMEMHRDAVNPGEKVILVDDLIATGGTAVGATQLLRQIGAEVVAACFVIDLPDLGGRKKLEALNVPVHTLVEFSGH, translated from the coding sequence ATGCACACTATCGCTTCGGAGCTTGCCGCCAGCATCCGCTCCATTCCGGACTATCCCAAGCCTGGCATCGTCTTCCGTGACATCACCACGATGCTCGGCAATGCCAAAGCGTTCCGTCGTGCGGTCGACGCGCTGGTGCAACCCTATGCCGGCACCAAGATCGACAAGGTTGCCGGCATGGAAGCACGTGGTTTTATTCTGGGCGGCGCCGTGGCGCATCAGTTGTCGTCCGGTTTCGTGCCGATCCGCAAGAAGGGCAAGCTGCCGCACGACATCGTGCGCATCGCCTACAGCCTCGAATACGGTGTCGATGAGATGGAGATGCACCGGGACGCGGTAAACCCCGGCGAGAAGGTGATCCTGGTCGACGACCTCATCGCCACCGGTGGCACCGCTGTCGGCGCGACCCAGTTGTTGCGCCAGATCGGCGCCGAGGTCGTTGCCGCCTGCTTTGTCATCGACCTTCCGGATTTGGGCGGCCGCAAGAAGCTGGAAGCGCTCAATGTGCCGGTTCACACCCTGGTGGAATTTTCCGGGCATTGA
- a CDS encoding MaoC family dehydratase, whose protein sequence is MAKLTYEDFQPGKVFPLGPKHVTAEEIIEFAREFDPQPMHLDESAGRASILGGLAASGWHTSAMFMRMMTDSYLLNTEAEGAPGIDFMDWKKPVLAGDTLSGRSIVLESRAMRSRPGIGIVKFRHEVENQRGQLVCLGENSTMIRMRLPVEASA, encoded by the coding sequence ATGGCAAAACTGACATATGAGGATTTTCAGCCGGGAAAAGTGTTTCCGCTCGGACCGAAACACGTGACGGCGGAAGAGATCATCGAGTTTGCACGCGAGTTTGATCCGCAGCCGATGCATCTCGACGAATCTGCCGGCCGCGCAAGTATTCTGGGTGGGCTCGCCGCCTCCGGCTGGCACACCTCGGCGATGTTCATGCGCATGATGACCGACAGCTATCTGCTCAACACGGAAGCCGAAGGCGCGCCGGGTATTGATTTCATGGACTGGAAAAAGCCGGTCCTGGCGGGAGATACGCTTTCCGGTCGGTCGATCGTGCTCGAATCCCGCGCCATGCGCTCCCGCCCCGGCATCGGCATCGTCAAGTTTCGCCACGAAGTGGAAAATCAGCGCGGCCAGCTCGTTTGTCTCGGCGAGAATTCGACCATGATCCGTATGCGCTTGCCCGTGGAGGCTTCCGCATGA
- a CDS encoding MaoC family dehydratase — translation MKMMELYPIGERAEIGSHTFTAENIVRFASRFDPQIFHMDAEAAKHTLFGGLCASGWHTCSVWMRTFVDYWSGETTRLRDEGRKPPNLGPSPGFQKLQWLRPVFAGDTVTYGVTLLASRPLNSRPGWTLNTILCDGSNQHGTPVLRFESTVLEFE, via the coding sequence ATGAAGATGATGGAACTTTACCCGATCGGCGAACGGGCCGAGATCGGCAGTCATACGTTCACAGCGGAAAACATCGTCCGCTTCGCCTCACGCTTCGATCCGCAGATTTTCCACATGGACGCGGAAGCGGCCAAGCATACGTTGTTCGGCGGACTTTGTGCGTCAGGTTGGCATACCTGCTCCGTCTGGATGCGTACCTTCGTCGACTATTGGAGCGGCGAAACCACCCGCCTTCGCGACGAAGGCAGAAAACCGCCGAATCTCGGCCCCTCGCCCGGTTTCCAGAAACTGCAGTGGCTGCGTCCGGTCTTTGCCGGTGACACCGTTACCTATGGTGTCACCTTGCTCGCTAGCCGCCCGCTTAATTCACGCCCGGGCTGGACGCTCAACACCATCCTCTGTGACGGAAGCAACCAGCACGGCACGCCGGTGTTGCGGTTCGAGAGCACCGTGCTGGAGTTTGAGTAA
- a CDS encoding cytochrome c1, which produces MKKLVAGLLSIALIGGFATVAAVAQETKPAAETATPHYPLKEPREQHWTFSGPFGSYDKAQLQRGLKVYTEVCSACHSMKLVPFRTLADLGYTDAQIKTFAANYEVQDGPNAQGEMFTRKAIPSDHFPSPFPNDEAAAASNNGAVPPDMSLLAKAREIERGFPQFIFDIFTQYQEGGPDYIYSLLTGYEEPPAGFQVPQNSHYNPYFTSAATFAMPKPLSDGQVTYDDGSPQTVDQYARDVASFLMWASEPHLEDRKHLGFMVMVFLLIFSVLIYLTKRSVYAKAGAH; this is translated from the coding sequence ATGAAAAAGCTTGTTGCCGGCCTTCTGTCGATCGCGCTTATCGGCGGCTTCGCCACGGTCGCCGCCGTTGCTCAGGAGACCAAGCCCGCCGCTGAGACAGCGACCCCACACTATCCGCTCAAGGAGCCGAGGGAGCAGCACTGGACCTTCTCCGGTCCCTTCGGCTCTTACGACAAGGCGCAACTCCAGCGCGGCCTCAAGGTCTACACGGAAGTCTGCTCCGCTTGTCATTCGATGAAGCTTGTTCCCTTCCGCACGTTGGCAGATCTCGGCTATACCGACGCGCAGATCAAGACTTTCGCAGCGAATTACGAAGTGCAGGATGGCCCGAACGCCCAGGGCGAGATGTTCACCCGCAAAGCGATTCCGTCAGACCATTTCCCATCGCCGTTCCCGAACGACGAGGCGGCGGCGGCATCGAACAATGGCGCCGTACCGCCAGACATGTCGCTGCTTGCCAAGGCGCGCGAAATCGAACGTGGTTTCCCGCAGTTTATCTTCGACATCTTCACGCAGTATCAGGAAGGCGGCCCCGATTATATCTACTCGCTGCTGACGGGCTATGAAGAGCCTCCGGCTGGCTTCCAAGTGCCGCAGAACTCACACTACAATCCGTATTTCACCTCGGCCGCGACCTTCGCCATGCCAAAGCCGCTCTCGGACGGCCAGGTCACCTATGACGACGGTTCGCCGCAGACGGTCGATCAATATGCGAGGGACGTCGCCTCGTTCCTGATGTGGGCGTCGGAGCCGCATCTTGAGGACCGCAAGCACCTTGGCTTCATGGTCATGGTATTTCTGCTGATTTTCTCGGTGTTGATCTATCTGACCAAGCGGTCGGTCTACGCCAAGGCTGGCGCTCACTAA
- a CDS encoding type II toxin-antitoxin system RelE/ParE family toxin: MLRILQTVTYQRWERRLRDERARAAIAARLSRLAFGLMGDIRPVGDGVSEMRIHYGPGYRVYFVQRGGEIIILLCGGDKSSQARDIEQAKMLAKNSDEFDA, translated from the coding sequence ATGCTTCGCATACTCCAGACGGTTACTTATCAGCGCTGGGAACGCCGGCTTCGGGATGAGCGTGCTCGCGCGGCGATTGCTGCACGGCTTTCCCGTTTAGCATTTGGTCTTATGGGAGACATTAGACCGGTAGGCGACGGCGTGAGCGAAATGCGCATCCACTACGGACCGGGCTACCGAGTCTATTTTGTTCAACGCGGCGGAGAGATCATTATCCTCCTGTGCGGCGGTGATAAAAGCAGCCAAGCTAGGGATATCGAACAAGCGAAAATGCTCGCCAAAAATTCGGACGAATTTGATGCCTGA
- a CDS encoding cytochrome b has protein sequence MSGHSSYEPSTGLEKWIDARLPLPRMVYDSFIAYPVPRNLNYAYTFGAMLAVMLVLQILTGVVLAMHYAAETTIAFNSVEKIVRDVNHGWLLRYLHANGASFFFVAVYLHIARGLYYGSYKAPREILWILGVIIYLLMMATAFMGYVLPWGQMSFWGATVITGFFSAFPWVGDWIQTFLLGGFAVDNPTLNRFFSLHYLLPFMIAGVVVLHIWALHVTGQTNPTGVEVKSKTDTVAFTPYATLKDAFGVSIFLLVFAYFVFYLPNFLGHADNYIPANPLKTPAHIVPEWYFLPFYAMLRSITFNIGPIDSKLGGVLTMFGAIIVLFFLPWLDTSKIRSAVYRPWYKLFFWLFVADAILLGWLGSQPAEGNFVVISQFATLFYFLFFLVAMPVLGLVETPRRIPNSITEAVLEKQGGKTAAPVEA, from the coding sequence ATGAGTGGTCATTCGTCTTACGAGCCATCCACTGGGCTCGAAAAATGGATCGACGCGCGGCTGCCGCTGCCGCGTATGGTCTATGACAGTTTCATCGCCTATCCGGTTCCGCGCAATCTGAACTATGCCTACACGTTCGGCGCCATGCTGGCCGTCATGCTCGTTCTGCAGATCCTGACTGGCGTCGTTCTTGCCATGCACTATGCGGCGGAAACGACGATCGCCTTCAACTCTGTCGAAAAGATCGTTCGCGACGTCAACCACGGCTGGCTGTTGCGCTATCTGCACGCTAACGGCGCGTCCTTCTTCTTTGTGGCCGTCTATCTCCACATCGCCCGCGGTCTTTATTATGGCTCCTACAAGGCGCCGCGCGAAATTCTCTGGATTCTGGGCGTGATCATCTATCTTCTGATGATGGCGACGGCCTTCATGGGTTACGTTCTGCCCTGGGGGCAGATGTCCTTCTGGGGCGCCACCGTCATCACCGGCTTCTTCTCCGCCTTTCCATGGGTCGGCGATTGGATCCAGACCTTCCTGCTCGGCGGCTTCGCCGTCGACAATCCGACGCTGAACCGCTTCTTCTCGCTGCACTACCTGCTGCCGTTCATGATCGCGGGCGTCGTAGTCCTGCACATCTGGGCGCTGCACGTGACCGGCCAGACAAACCCGACCGGCGTTGAAGTCAAGTCGAAGACCGATACCGTGGCCTTTACACCCTATGCAACGCTGAAGGATGCGTTCGGCGTTTCCATCTTCCTGCTGGTCTTCGCCTATTTCGTCTTCTATCTGCCGAACTTCCTCGGCCATGCCGACAATTACATTCCGGCCAACCCGCTGAAGACGCCGGCCCACATCGTTCCGGAATGGTACTTCCTGCCGTTCTACGCGATGCTGCGTTCGATCACCTTCAACATCGGCCCCATCGACTCCAAATTGGGCGGGGTTTTGACGATGTTCGGCGCCATCATCGTGCTGTTCTTCCTGCCCTGGCTCGACACCTCCAAGATTCGCTCGGCGGTCTATCGTCCGTGGTACAAGCTGTTCTTCTGGCTGTTCGTTGCCGATGCCATCCTGCTCGGCTGGCTCGGCTCACAGCCGGCGGAAGGCAACTTCGTCGTGATCTCGCAGTTTGCGACGCTGTTCTACTTCCTGTTCTTCCTAGTCGCCATGCCGGTCCTCGGCCTGGTCGAAACACCAAGACGCATTCCGAATTCGATTACGGAGGCGGTTCTTGAAAAGCAGGGCGGCAAGACAGCCGCTCCGGTTGAAGCGTAA
- a CDS encoding endonuclease/exonuclease/phosphatase family protein, with protein MRHTIYCVLCVLATLTLAILAARYATNLWLLGFFESLQTHISLFGIALALLALLFKRHWYAVFLLAVGVGLAVHSVMLLREYAAVPPVNPPAAADASKSFKLLSFNIDDDNTPQNGVRIADLIVGSKADVVEIFEANSILSQLPRITDIYPYRIGCGVMTTDCDSLLLSKRPLLTQDMHSLGSLWDNRFIHATIDMDGQTVNFVSAHLSKPYFDEFHTVELNILAPILKDIQGPLILAGDFNASVIAPDMQDFLDDTSLRHVFPEPATWPIKGGAYGIAIDHVFARAPLRLESVQQIPDAMGSNHFGLVTEFSVSK; from the coding sequence ATGAGACATACGATCTATTGCGTTCTATGCGTCCTTGCCACGTTGACGCTCGCCATCCTTGCGGCGCGTTATGCAACCAATCTCTGGCTACTCGGCTTCTTCGAAAGCCTGCAGACCCACATCAGCCTTTTCGGCATTGCGCTCGCCCTACTCGCGCTTCTTTTCAAGCGGCATTGGTATGCCGTCTTCCTGCTGGCTGTCGGTGTCGGGCTTGCGGTCCATTCCGTTATGCTGCTGCGCGAATATGCCGCCGTTCCCCCCGTAAACCCGCCGGCAGCCGCCGATGCCAGCAAGAGCTTCAAGTTGCTCTCGTTCAACATCGACGACGACAACACTCCCCAAAACGGCGTGCGTATCGCCGATCTTATCGTCGGCTCGAAGGCCGATGTCGTGGAGATTTTCGAGGCGAACTCCATTCTATCGCAGCTGCCGCGAATAACCGATATCTATCCCTATCGTATCGGCTGCGGCGTCATGACCACCGATTGCGATTCCCTGCTGCTGTCGAAACGGCCGCTGCTTACGCAGGACATGCACAGCCTCGGCAGCCTTTGGGACAACCGCTTCATCCACGCGACCATCGACATGGATGGTCAGACGGTCAATTTTGTCTCAGCTCACCTCAGCAAACCCTATTTCGACGAGTTTCACACAGTCGAGTTGAACATCCTCGCCCCGATCCTGAAAGATATTCAGGGGCCACTGATCCTTGCCGGCGATTTCAACGCTTCGGTCATTGCGCCGGACATGCAAGACTTCCTCGACGACACCAGTCTGCGCCACGTCTTCCCGGAACCCGCCACCTGGCCGATCAAGGGCGGCGCCTACGGCATCGCCATCGACCATGTTTTCGCGCGCGCTCCGCTGCGGCTGGAGTCGGTCCAACAGATACCGGATGCCATGGGATCGAACCATTTTGGCCTGGTGACGGAATTCAGCGTTTCAAAATAG